The stretch of DNA GCCGGACGGCGTCGTCGTAGCCCTCGTCGAGCAACATCCGAACGCGGCGCGGGACGGTCTTCGGCCCCATCACCGCCCCGGGGCGGTCGGGGTCGTCGACGAAATCCGTCTCCATCAGGAAGGGTTCGCCCCGCTCGGCGGCCTCGCGGAGCCACTCCGTCCGGCACATGACGCTCGGCGTCGGCCCCGCGAGCGTCGGTCCCGCGTAGTGTTTGACCACGCGATGCGGGGACAGCCCGCGCGCGGCGGCCCACTCGGCGACGTCGGTCAGGTCCTCGCTCGCTTCCGTGTGCAACTGGACCGCACAGCCCGCGTCGGCGCCGAGTGAGAGCGCGTGTTTCAGGACCGCGTTCGAGGCGTCCCACACCGCGTCGGTCGTGTCGTAGTGGGGGCGGCCGGACTTGAGCGCGAGCGCGCGCCCGTCGCGGACGTATTCGGCGGCGACGTCGAGCCCGGCCTGCATCAGGTCGCGGGCGTCGTCGGACGCGACCCCCCGCTCGTCGACGAGTCGGGAGATCAGGCCGGGGTGGACGCCGAGGACGGGCCACGCTCGGCCGGGGAGTATGTCGTCGGCGTCGGCGACGACGTCGAGGGTCCGGTCGAAGACGGCGCGGAAGTCCTCGCCGGTGTCGGCCTCGCAGCCGAGATGCCACGACGGCTTGTTGACGACGAGCAGGTGCGTGCCGCCGAGGCGACGGAAGTCGCGCACGGCGTCCAGCCCCCGCCCGTGGTCGGGGTCGAGGTGGAGGTGGTCGTCGAGGACCGGCGTGTCGAGTTCGAGGTCGGCCACGGGCGAGCGTCGGGCCGAGCAGATAAAAAGTTAGGCGTCCACGTCGCCGTCGAGCGTGACGCTCCCGCCGGCAGCGTTGCGGAGGGCGTCCGAGCGGCCGTGTTCGCCGGGGGCGATGGCGAGCGTCCGGAGCCCGCAGGCGTTGGCCGCCTCGATGGCGGGTTTGAAGTCCGTATCGCGGGAGGCGACGGCGACGACGTCCGCGCGGCCCTCGACGGCGAAGCGGGTGAGGTCGACCGCGAGTTTCACGTCGACGTCGCCGCTGGTGACGACCACTTCGAACCCGCGGGCCTCGGCCGCTTGGATGAGTTCGGGGGTGGCGTGCTCGTCGACGTAGAGGCGGGTCGTCGCCGGGCGCCCGGCGGCCGCGGCCGCCTCGCGCACGTCGTCCAGATCGACGTCGAACTCCCCGCGGAGCACGTTGGGACCGTCGACGAAGAGCGCGACGCGGGGCTCGGCGTCGTCCTCGTCGGCACCCCGACCGAACAGGTCCATACGCCACCGTACCGCGCTCGCGGTCATATACGTCCCGGTATCGGCACCGACCACGTTTCGGTCCTGTCGACATCCTCCTCCGCGTGAACGCGGAGGGATCCCACGGCACCGCGCCGCTGGATTGGGATATTAGGGTTTGCAGTCTACCGCTTGTTCCCTCGGTTGGAATCCGCTGGACAAGTCGTGAAGGTAGACTCCGGGCTGTGCCAACCAGCCGGTACTCCTATCCCCACCCAAATTGGGTGCAGACTCGGAGTTACTTTCATCGTTGATGTCGAGACGGATGTTCTCCGCCCCGTTCACGTCAGCGCTGAACGCCGCATCACACGTCTCGCAGACGTATAGACCACGCTCAACACGCTGACTGTCGTCTTTCCTACCGCAAACACAACACGTCTTGCTCGTGTCGCTCTCGGATACTTCCACGACTTCGATGCCCTTGACTTTCGGCTTATATTCGAGGATGTTCGAGAACCGGTCGAATGCCCACCCGTGCAAGTCGAGGTTGCCGTGCTTCCCCCAGTTCTTTGACTCGCCGTTCTCGTCTTCTCGAACACCAGCAAGCTCCCCGAAGTTGATTCGACCCACTTCTTGCTCGACACATCGTTCAACGATGTGTTTGGCTAAGGAGTGGAAGAAGTGGGTTCGACGCTCCGACCACTTCGAGTGCAATCGAGTGGCTTCTTGGCCGTCTGAATCGTCACATTTTGCGATTTCTTTCGGGAAGTAGTACCCGTCCTGTTTCAGACGGTTGCCGGGGTACAAGTCGGCTTCCTCGGTACTGTACGCGACAGCGGCGAAGTTGCGGATACCAAGGTCGATACCCGCCGTCTCGTCACCGGGAGAGTCGGGCGTCTCCACTTCGTGCTTACACACTAAGTGCAGTTCCCAGCGCCCTTTCGCCTTGTCGTAGACGGCCCTGACTTGTTGCAGGTTCTCGACGGTAACTCCGGGGCGCGTTTCGTATTCAACAAGGATGTATTCCCATGCTCGGGGGTGGTCCTTGTGATTCGCTCCTTTAGAGAGGCGCACTCGCCCGTTGTTGATATCGTGACGAATGCCTTTCTGCATCCACGTCACCGTGCTACACGGGTGCTCTTCGTGGACACGGCGGCCTTCTGAGTCGTATAGTTTTTCTTGCGGTAGCCGGGCGGATTTGCACGATCAGCAGATTTCCTCGTTTCGTACCACGAGTTGAAGGCTTCAGCGAGTTCCTCCAGAACGCGCTGACTGGACTGACTGTGCAGTCCTTTGTACTTGTTGTGAGTCTTCAACTCGCTCTTCAAGTCCGAATCGTCGGGGATCTCGCCCGTCTCATCCCACACTTGGCGGGAATGATAGTTTGCAACGTTCCAGAGTTTCGACGCACTCCACCCGTGCCGGTCGAGCGAGTTCTCTACCTGCTGGTGGTTGAGGATTTTCGCTCGGTAGGTGCGGTGGATGTGCATCGTGAAACGCTTCCATAACTGGTTATGTGGTGTTTTGTCGTTAAAGTTTAGATTCGGGCGTGGAATATCCAGTCGGGCTATCGACGGTGGATTGTGGAGGGGTTGTCGGATTCATCCCGCGCCTAAAGACGCAGGCATTCTCCTTGCTATTTATAATTTGGGGCGTGGGGTTATCACCCGAGCCGACCACGTCCCGGTATGGACGCCGTCGCCTCGGTGTCGCTGGACGAAACGCCGTTCGATCCGACCGAGTTCTCACGGCTCTGGTTCCTCTCCGCGCTCACCTACGGCGTCGGCGACGTCGTCACCACACTCGCGCTCGTGGGCTACAGCGCCTCGGTAAACGAGGGCAACGTTTTGCTCCGGACGGCAATCGAGAGCTTCGGGCTGTGGGGGCTGGTCGGCGTGAAACTGCTCGCCTTCCTGTTCTGTCTGGCGATCAGCCTCTACGGCGCCCGCGACGGCGACCCGGCGCTCTACTACGGGCCCCCGGCGATGCTGGCGCTCGTCGGCGCCTTCACCACCGCCTACAACCTGCGGCTGCTGATCGGGTAGCCCGCGTCCTACGGTCGGACGGGACTCCCGCCCGGACCGCCCCGGGACCGGGGACCGGCGGGCGCCCGTCGCCGGTGACGACCCTCGCGGCCGGTAGCTTCCAGCACGCGCTCGAGACGGGGGTAAACTACCCCACCCTACTCCCTCGGCGCATACGCGCCTCGGTCCTTGCGGGTGTCGTCAGACGCGGAGCTTCTGACTGCTAATCAGAAATCTCCGATTTCTGGTGATGGGGCTTTGATGTGAACTCCCGGCGATCAGTCACCAGCAATAGGCCGGTGACTCTCGCCGTTCGACGTCACCAGAACGCCCCGCGTTCTGGTTGGCTCACGAGAGCTCTGCTCTCGTGAACTGTTCTCCGTGGCGGTTGTCCTCGTGTGTGAACCCACAATCCGTCCGGGAACAGCGTTGAGACGTGTGGTTCGGCACAACCTGCTCCACGGAGACGCCCTGTTCGGGCGCTTTGTAGGAGACGTACTCGTAGAGGCGTCGGAACGCCCAGACGTGGTGCCACTTCACCTGCGGAAGCCGCTCTCGAACGTCGGTTAACTCCTCGAACGCGATAACGTCACAGCCGTCTTCGACGGCTTCCGCGACAAGTTCGCTAGCGACCGTGTGGATGTTCGGGTCTCGGTCGACGACCTCCACCTGCTGTGAGCCATCGACGGTCGGGGTCCAAACATACAGGACCGTCGCGGTGGACGTACGCGTATGTGTGACGAGGACATCGACGACGTGGACGGGGCCATCCTGTACGCGCTCCAGGAAGACGCCCGAAACATGTCGTCCGGCGACATCGCGGAGCGCACCGGCAC from Haloplanus salinus encodes:
- a CDS encoding NYN domain-containing protein; the protein is MDLFGRGADEDDAEPRVALFVDGPNVLRGEFDVDLDDVREAAAAAGRPATTRLYVDEHATPELIQAAEARGFEVVVTSGDVDVKLAVDLTRFAVEGRADVVAVASRDTDFKPAIEAANACGLRTLAIAPGEHGRSDALRNAAGGSVTLDGDVDA
- a CDS encoding TatD family hydrolase; its protein translation is MADLELDTPVLDDHLHLDPDHGRGLDAVRDFRRLGGTHLLVVNKPSWHLGCEADTGEDFRAVFDRTLDVVADADDILPGRAWPVLGVHPGLISRLVDERGVASDDARDLMQAGLDVAAEYVRDGRALALKSGRPHYDTTDAVWDASNAVLKHALSLGADAGCAVQLHTEASEDLTDVAEWAAARGLSPHRVVKHYAGPTLAGPTPSVMCRTEWLREAAERGEPFLMETDFVDDPDRPGAVMGPKTVPRRVRMLLDEGYDDAVRRAHVETPADVYGIDTEATLTG